CCGCGGCCAGCAGGGCCCCCCCGCAGCCCTCCTGGCTCCCCGCCAGGGGCACCAGCCCCACGGCCAGCACCCCCAGCCCGGTCAGGACCGCAAACACCAACAGAAGCCGCGAGAGGGGCACCCAGCCCTGGTCCGCCAGCCAGCCGCTGATCAGCCGCGCGCCCGCGTCCCCCACCGCAGCCACCGCCACCACCAGCGCTGCCCCGTACCCGCCCAGGCCCAGGTCTAAAGCGTGGGGGGCCAGGTGCACGTAGGGGACGAAGTAGCCGCCCCCGACCAGGGCTGTGCCCAGAGCAAAAATTGAGAAGGCCCGGCGCGCGAAGAGACCCAGGCCGAGGGCAGCTAAGGGCCCGCGGGGTGGAGCCAAGGGGTCGCCAGGGAGCACCAGGGGTCGCAGAAGGGCGCCACAGGGCGCGAGGTGGAGGGTGATGGCGCCGAGGAGGAGCAGGGCGCCCCGCCAGCCGAAGGTATCAAGGAGGAACTGCAGGGTGGGCGCCAGGAGCAGCGACGAGGCCCCGTTGCCCGTGAGCGCCAGCCCCACGGCCAAGACTCGACGGCGGGAGAAGTAACGGGACAgggtgcccagggcaggggcgAACACCAGGGCCCAGCCGGAGCCTGCGAACGGACAGGACGGGGTGAGAACAGGGACCCGGGAGGCTCTGCCCCGGCAACCCCAGCCCAGCTCCTCGCGGGAGGCCCTGCCCCTGTGGCCTCCAGCCCCTAAGCAGCGCCCATCTCCACATCAGCCCACAAGGACCCGGgtgtccctctcccctcaccagCAAGGACGCCCAGGCCAAGGTAGAGGTGCAGCAGACTGTGGGCGAAAGCGGAGAAGACGAAGCCCAGCGAGGTGAGGACGCCCCCAACCATCACCACTGGGCGCGCCCCCCAGCGGGTGCTCAGGGCGCTGCCCACGGGGCCTGGAAGGGGGCGGAGTCAACGGAAGACACGCCTCTGGACTCCCAAACTCTAGCCAGCACTCCTCCTAGGCAGCTTGCCAGGCCTGAAACGGCTCCCCCTGGCCTAATAGCTCCTCCCCGTTAACCTCAAGATAAGACCCTCTCTCTTCTAGAACTCGTTCCCACCGCTCGCCCGGTCATCAGTGGGTCCTCCACCACCGCACTcactctccgcccctccccccggtCCCCGCCTCCCACCTGGGGACCCCCCTCACTGGCTGCCTGCTGCACCGCCAGGGCCAGGGCGCTGACCCACGCAGTGTCCTGAGTGCTTCGGTCAAAGTGCTCCGCGAGGTCGGGGAGAGCAAGGCCCAGCGAGCGTAACAACCCGTAGGAGAGCCCATTCACCGCGAAGGCTGCGGCCGCCaccacccagccccagcccccgtCCGGGGGGCCGGCAGGCTTGGGGGTCATCGCCGTCTGGGGAAGGGGGAACACACGGCGTCTGCGCCTCCTCTAGGAGACCCGGGCATCCCTGAGATCCAGGTTCTGGCTGCTGGCCCAGGGTGGGCACGGCGCCCTGAGCACGACAGGCGGGGTTGAGGGAGCGGGAGTTAGGCCCAGGGACCCCCCTCCCCGAGTCTGCGCGGGACGGGGTGACAGCCGGAtcccccaggcctggggctcctcctcccacgcccacccctccccccttacCCGACCTCTCCGggcggtgggggaaggggagaggcgaGTTCGGCTTGGCCAGGTTTTCTGCCCGCTTCCTGGGTGGCGAGCGGGCGCCTAGATGGAGCCCCACCTGGACCCGCTCTCTCGGTAAACAGAGCTCACCACTGGGGACCTGCGCCACCTGGGACTCGAGGGTAAGGAGGGCGGGGGAGCTGACTGCCAGCCAATCTGCTGAGCTGCGGGGGAGGCCGGACTCTGAGTCCCACGAAGATCGAATTCTCTACACACGCCTCCAtccacacagccacacacacagccacacacacacacacacacacacacacacccctcccccctccccacccgggaagggggcaggaggaaTGAAGCCTCCATCCacacagctacacacacacacacacacacacacacacacacccacacacaccctccctccccctcttcccacccGGGAAGGGGGCGGGAGGAATGAAGGCGGCCCTGCGGGGCTCAGGCCCACGCACCTGCCACCCGCTTCTTCTGGAGGAGACCCTGGATTGCAATCCGAGGCAAACCCAAGGTCGGTAGGCAGCACGTGGAAATAGGGGTGATCCCCCAATGCCAGAGGCGCTGAGTACTTCTATTCTCAGGGAACATTGCTGGAGGACCAGGTAGTTCTCCCATTTCAAATTACTGACCTCCAGTGAACGCTCATTCTTTGCCCAAGGAcccagggggaggaagaggattCCTTTACTACCAGACGCTGTGATGGGCCAGGCACTCTCTGCCCGTCACCTGTACATGCTCACCGTAAACCTATGAAGGTGTTGTGCCCAATTTATAGATAAAGCtattgaggcttagagagggtAGGTGCCTTGCCCCAAAGCAACGCGGCTGAAAGATGGTGGAAATATTTGAATTTGGATCTGTCCAACTGCAGACGGTAAGTGGAGAAGAGGCCTAGGACTGGAATCGAATGCCAGGGTGGAGGGAACGGCCTGGGGACAGTGTGATGCCCGACTGACCCGGGAATGGCAGACCTTTGCAGGGCCACGGAGTTCATGATTCTAAGATAAGAGTctctgggaagaagagaaaggacccTTGGGATCAGACTTGCTTAAGATACagattggaattttttttaatgttttttatttatttttgagagacagagacagcatgagcagaggagggtcagagagagagggaagcacagaatccgaagcagctccaggttctgagctgtcagtgcagagcccgatgcagggctcgaacccacgaactgtgagatcatgacctgagctgaagccggaagccggacgcttaactgactgagcaacccaggcacccccagattggaattttaaaaacaaagtaagaaatcTCAGAATTGGACCCAGGTATTGATTTCGTGGGgaactttatttaaaagtatacttTTTATGCCAGGATTAAGGTAGCCATTGCTTTATTTGAGGTATTTGAATCAAGAgatctgtggggcgcctgggtggctcagtcggttgagcatccgactgacttcagctcaggtcatgatctcaacagtttgtgtggtcaagccccacattgagctctgtgctgacagcttggagactggagcctgcttgggattctgtgtcttgctcgctctctctgcccctcccctgcttgagctctgcgtctcgaaaatgaataaacgttaaaaaatgaatcaagagATGTGTTCTTTGGTTTAATCATTGCACAATATCATAGAAAATGTGGCAATCTCTGGTTTGGAGCAGGCATCACCCAGAGCCACGCGGTGGCAGTGTTCCCTAATTGTGGAGATGGCATCTGCACATCGGAGGACAGCAACCACATTTCTCTACTTTGGGAATTAGGCCTCCAACAGTCCAAAGGAGACTCCCCGCTCCCCTCTCTCCCGCACCTTAGCAGCCATCGGCGCCTCACCTGCTCCAAGGACGTGCCTGGCTTTTTCTTGCTTGTGAATTTTTGCCTGTGCGATGCCCTCTCCTTGCACCGTCCTGGATGGGGACCACGAGTCCCTGAAGGTTTACAGTCCTGCCCTGCGCACTGGGAAAGTGGTCTCACtggttcccccccaccccccacccccacagcctggGCTGCTgttgtgaggggcgcctggaaggTGGAGTCGGCAGGTCCTCTCTTCCTGGGTGGGCGGCTGTGGACCCCGGTGCAAGCAGCACCCCCTCTGAAACAAAGCCCGCGCTGTGCGCTCCTCCTGGTGGACTAAGCACCCAGTGCGCTCAAAGAGGAGATGGGCGCCCCTGGGCCTGGCGGTTGTGCAGAGTGGCCCTAAGCACCTTTACAGGCTACCTGTGAGCCTGGAGGGCGTTCCAGGACCTGGGACCGAGCGGATTGGGGGTGAAAGGCACGGTCATCTTCTATCTCCCTCACGCCCCCTACGTTCTTAGCCAAAATGACCATCACCGTCTCTTTACATCTTTTGCTTACGGAGCTAACACAGCTTGGGAGGTTGAGAGAATGGACTCCCAGCTGCACTTTCTGGGTTTGATTCCCAGCTCAGCCACTTATCAGCCATGTGATGGTGAGCAAGTTACAcatcttccctgtgcctcagttcccccatctctaaaatggggacaataatagtGGCTACATGGCAGCGTTGGTATGGGATTAAATGAGTCGCTGTGCGTGCACACGTATGAGTAGAGGACCCAGGGCAGTGTTGGTCCCCGTTGCTGTCACTGCTGGGGGACCCTGGCTGGACCCCACAGgactctgccctgtccccacctggCTACTTCTATTAATGCCTCGACAGCAAAGAACCACATTGGTCTCAGTAGACCTGTGCCGGCTATAAGATGTggatggggaggggcgcctgggcgcctCAGCCGCTTGcccgtcccacttcggctcaggccacgatctcacggtccgtgggttcgagctccatgtcagctcgccactgacagctcagaacctggagccggctctggacactgtgtctccctctctcttggccccttcccacttgtgtcctgtctctttctcccaaaaataaacataaaaacaaataaataaaagatgtgaaTGGGGACAAAAAGAGATGAcatgcattttttcctttatggtgaGTGGCTTTTTCAGCATGTCCCAACGTTTATGAGAAAATGCCAGTCTCCCTATCTtgatgctaaaaaacaaaacagaaaggcatCAAagtaagttttgtttgtttgctcctTTGTGCAAAGTATTTCTAGATACCTACTGTGCCAGACGCTATGCTTAGGGCCAGGGATACAGACAGGAATGTTActgtctctcccttccccgcccccaccgtcAAATTAGGGAAAGGGTGAAATACAGAGAGCCTAGcgcagggagagggacacagacccCACAGACTGGGGCATGGGAGGGACTGACTCATTCTGCTCGGGTCTGATgggaaggcttcacagaagagGAGCCCTTGAAGttgggtcttgaaggatgagtaggagtttgccagATGGTTGCCGTGGGCAGGGGCACTCCAGGCAAAGGCAGCGGCCTGTGGAAAATCACCAGTGCACAAACCCGCTCGGCATGTTATTTATCGTTGGGGAGCTGCACACCGCGGCGGTGTGGGGACAAGAGGGCGCAGGGCCCGGAGCAGGACAGAGCCTCCAGGGCAGAAGCTCCCGTCATCCCAGGTCTTGAAGACCAGACTAAGGAACTGGGGCGTTTTCCCAGAGACTGCTGCTTCTCGAAAATTTCCACTGACGTAGCACTCGCTAATACCAGAAGCTGAGTCAGAGGGGGGCTGGAGAGTCTGGGGTTACACACCTGCTTTAGATGTGGGAATTTCTTTGAAAGATCTTGTTTCACAGGTTTGCATCCTACTTTATTctaatcttttaagttttttattttatttttaatttttttaacattgtcttttttgagagacagagcgtgagcagtgagagagggagacacagaatcgaaagcagactccaggctccgagctgtcagcacagagctggatgtgaggcttgaacccacaaaccacgagatcatgacctgagccaaagtcagacgcttaaactgactaagccacccaggagcccaagttttatttaagtcatctctacacccaacatggggctcgaactcatgaccccgagatcaagagtcacacgttctgCCCACTGACCCAGCCCGGTGTCCCCTCTGCTTCATAATCTTCGATGCATGTTTTCACAGGAAAATAATGCTTTAAGTGACAAAgcaaattattttagtttttttccattGACAGTGCAGCCAAGCCCCTGGGGACAGTCAGTCCCTAACCCCAGCCACTGCTAATCTGCAGTGGGTCCCTCCCCTGCCTACTTAACCCCCATGGAATCTTCTGGGCCCGGAGGAACTTACCGGACCATCACCGTTTTTGTCTTCTGCCCTTCAGCCCCACGTTGCCTGGGAGATGGGACCTGGCACTACCGATCCCTGGGTTTTGGCACCGAGGTGGAAGGTTAAACTCACTGAGAGAAAACAGAGGATTCATGGGCTGAGCAGATGCAGGACCCAGCGCCccactgaagggggaggggcagcatcGTGAGCAGTGGCTGCCCACGTGGAGAAAGCCCCAGAAGCAGATGCTCGGCCAGGTCAGGTCTTTAAGGGAGATCAAAAGAGACGGTCAACATCTGTACACAATTTGGGATCTGGGACAGTGTCTGGCTGTGAACTCTAAAATGGCTCTGGGGCTTTCTCTTGGGGGCCCCAGCAGTCTGAGACCTCAGGAAGCCCTGAGCTGGGGTACTCCCTGGGTCCACCTgcttggggtggggagtggggggccgGGCAGGGGGAGGCGGGCTCTTTCTGGGAAGGTAGGTGGGGTTCGGCCCGGTTGACCTTGGGCTTCCTCGTGCCTAATAAAGTTgcctcttggggcccctgggggactcagtcagtttggcatctgactttggctcaggtcatgatctcaccactcgtgggttcgagcctggcgtcgggctctgtgctgacagctcggagcctagagctgcttctgtgtctccctctctctctgcccctcccccactctcactctgtgtctctctcaaaaataaacattaaaaaaaagttctaagtTGCCTCTTGCCCCATCACGCCCCAAATCTTCAGCTCACCCAGAGACCAGGCTTTGGGaagtcagcacagacctcaaagCTCAGAGCCAGGGCCTGGAAAAGTGGAAGAAAACTTGacccaggaagaggaaggggacaCAGAGGTCAGGATCCGTGGGTCAGGGAGCACATCGGCTGAGATGCGCTGAAAAGCAGAGGGTAGGTAACAAAGCAGGGGGGAAGGCGCCCCTCCCCCGGGACAGCTGGGCTAACTGTGTGCGGGGAGCAAGTCCACTTGGGTGACCGCATGAGAATGGAGAACCAGTCCGGGTCCCCTGAACAGCGCgtgggggctgggcctgggtAGGGAAGTGGCTGTGTCTGAGGCTGGTGACGTCACTGGGTCACCGTGGGAGCCTGCAAGACAGAACTGAGGCTGGGCCAGGATTctatcctcccctgctccccctacCAACCTGTGCCTCTTCCAGTCCAGCCCCTCCCGTCCCTCTGCCGCAGCCCCtacctccccaggcccctcccaggctGAAAGCCGACAGCCTCTGGCTCCTGGATCTCTCTGGAAGCCCAGTTTCCAATGACAAGCGATCAGGATATCCGGAGCGCTCTGCTGAAGGCTTTGAGCCTGGTCTGTGTGTCTACTTGTCCAAATGTGTCTTACCTGGCATTTTAAGGTTCTGGGACTCTGGCTGGCGCCTGTGTCGAAGCTCTTCATTATAGGCCACGGGCACGAACTCTGACTTAATGAGAGAAATGGTGGGTTACAGGACACCAGGCAGTCTCAGAATTACCCCAAAGACTCCGGAACTGCATTTGGCAGGAAATGGGCTGCAGCGGGCCTAAGTGACTTACACGGGTCGCTGCTGTCACCGTGGGCCACTAGACATTGCTTCTGGCTCTCTGGCGCCACCATACCTAACCCCAGCCCAGGGTCCCTACTCCTGGCCACCTGAACCCCAGTCACGTGCCCTCATTCTGGCTGAAAGGGACACGGGGAAAGAGAGCACTGGGTGGATTCCTGTCCCCCGTCAAAAACAATGAGGCACCAGTCAGTCCTGTGTCAGCAAAGCGCAGACCAAGTGCGGGTGATCCTCCGTTCTGTGTCCTCCCGTTCTTCCAGCCACAGGCGGCCCCCCTCATCATCTCCCGGTCCAGTGTGGTCTCCAGCTCCCTGCAGGCCTCCTGGCTTGGTTTAAGAGGGGGAGTCTCGCCAGAAAGGGCCAGAGGTGAGGCCCGTCATTCCCCCCTGCAGGAGCCCAGCCCCTGAGCTCCCTCTGCATCTTCTGGGCCTCTGGCTGCCTTCCCGGCCCCAGCCTGCCACCTTGCATCTGACTTAAAAGACTTAAAGGCCTCTTGGGGGACCCGGCTGATGCCCCCCACATATGCCTAGGGCTACCGGACCCAGCCTGGCCAGAATCTGCTTCCGTCTTCCAGGACCAAAGCC
The genomic region above belongs to Suricata suricatta isolate VVHF042 chromosome 17, meerkat_22Aug2017_6uvM2_HiC, whole genome shotgun sequence and contains:
- the SLC16A11 gene encoding monocarboxylate transporter 11; amino-acid sequence: MTPKPAGPPDGGWGWVVAAAAFAVNGLSYGLLRSLGLALPDLAEHFDRSTQDTAWVSALALAVQQAASPVGSALSTRWGARPVVMVGGVLTSLGFVFSAFAHSLLHLYLGLGVLAGSGWALVFAPALGTLSRYFSRRRVLAVGLALTGNGASSLLLAPTLQFLLDTFGWRGALLLLGAITLHLAPCGALLRPLVLPGDPLAPPRGPLAALGLGLFARRAFSIFALGTALVGGGYFVPYVHLAPHALDLGLGGYGAALVVAVAAVGDAGARLISGWLADQGWVPLSRLLLVFAVLTGLGVLAVGLVPLAGSQEGCGGALLAAAGAYGLSAGSYAPLVFGVLPGLVGVGGVVQATGLVMMLMSLGGLLGPPLSGFLRDETGDFTASFLACGSFILSGSFIYMGLPGALPSCGPAPAPGPAPPPPESGELLPVLPVALLSSENPQSTRDTTC